From Ignisphaera aggregans DSM 17230, the proteins below share one genomic window:
- a CDS encoding integrase family protein (COGs: COG4974 Site-specific recombinase XerD~InterPro IPR004107:IPR002104~KEGG: smr:Smar_1162 phage integrase family protein~PFAM: integrase family protein; integrase domain protein SAM domain protein~SPTR: A3DNP7 Phage integrase family protein~PFAM: Phage integrase, N-terminal SAM-like domain; Phage integrase family), protein MQVFSMRIDVGRAPPGTIDEDPRIVVERFLTVLEASGADEKTVKSYRAALNDFFSFIGWKPIRSITIDDVYRWRAERLRKGFPNAKYNDRRSRESTMYYYMLFLRRFFRWLGLDIEIPGVRRPRRREIQTLKPEEISRLFNASRDLMDLLILSLLLETGLRAEEALSITYGDIDLHNREIRVRNAKYGEERIVFIGDLTLQVLSTITSIKPVAPDERVIPISYSGLYKRLKSLAKRAGIDPQKVRPHILRHTFATEALKKGLNIAYLQKILGHRDLKTTEIYLHLLREDVKDQYLKSFRSILGNLFISPKYHQPPHYIPNALASVSWNAVNSKIVSSDVDTILPQCPSCGSSVPSNARFCPYCGQRLR, encoded by the coding sequence TTGCAAGTGTTCTCTATGAGGATAGATGTTGGTAGAGCTCCTCCAGGAACTATCGATGAGGATCCTAGGATTGTTGTTGAGAGATTTCTAACTGTTTTAGAGGCATCTGGTGCTGATGAGAAGACTGTTAAGAGTTATAGAGCTGCATTAAATGATTTCTTTTCTTTTATTGGCTGGAAGCCTATAAGGAGTATAACTATTGATGATGTCTATAGATGGAGAGCTGAGAGACTTAGGAAGGGTTTTCCTAATGCTAAGTATAATGATAGAAGGTCTAGAGAATCAACTATGTATTACTATATGCTATTCTTAAGAAGATTCTTTAGATGGCTAGGTCTAGATATTGAGATTCCAGGTGTTAGAAGACCGAGAAGGAGAGAGATACAGACTCTAAAACCTGAAGAAATATCGCGTTTATTTAACGCTTCTAGAGATCTTATGGATCTTCTTATCCTTTCCCTACTACTAGAAACAGGTCTTAGGGCAGAGGAGGCATTGAGTATTACCTATGGAGATATAGATCTACACAATAGAGAGATAAGGGTTAGAAATGCAAAATATGGTGAAGAAAGAATAGTGTTTATTGGAGATTTAACACTACAGGTTTTATCTACAATAACCTCAATAAAACCTGTAGCACCAGATGAAAGAGTTATTCCTATTAGCTATAGCGGACTATATAAAAGGTTGAAGAGTCTTGCAAAAAGAGCTGGCATAGATCCACAGAAGGTAAGACCACACATATTAAGACATACCTTTGCTACAGAAGCATTAAAGAAAGGTCTTAACATAGCCTATCTACAGAAGATCCTAGGGCATAGAGATCTAAAAACAACAGAGATTTATCTACATTTACTTAGAGAGGATGTAAAGGATCAATACCTAAAATCATTTAGAAGCATACTTGGCAATCTATTCATTTCACCAAAGTACCATCAACCCCCACACTATATTCCCAATGCATTAGCATCAGTATCTTGGAACGCTGTCAATAGTAAGATAGTATCAAGCGATGTAGATACTATCTTACCGCAGTGCCCCTCATGTGGTTCCTCAGTCCCTTCAAATGCTAGATTTTGTCCCTATTGTGGTCAAAGACTTAGATAG
- a CDS encoding hypothetical protein (KEGG: hbu:Hbut_1226 hypothetical protein~SPTR: A2BM47 Putative uncharacterized protein) — translation MHPMSKKINMEKIERIDTENKNLDEDLGLRVIYEDPEILVITAPNEDELREIVLNMLRTGPKTLKEMHARLAGIASEDKIRRCLIRMMDEGVVIIDDEGRYRLLGIEEFDGEEIE, via the coding sequence AGAAAATTGAGCGAATAGATACAGAGAATAAGAATCTTGATGAAGATCTAGGTCTTAGAGTAATATATGAAGATCCGGAGATTTTGGTGATAACAGCTCCTAATGAAGATGAACTAAGAGAAATAGTATTAAATATGCTTAGAACAGGTCCTAAAACTCTAAAAGAGATGCACGCTAGGTTAGCTGGTATAGCAAGTGAGGATAAGATAAGGCGATGTTTAATAAGGATGATGGATGAAGGAGTTGTTATTATAGATGATGAGGGACGGTATAGACTCTTAGGAATTGAAGAATTTGATGGAGAGGAAATAGAGTGA